ACTTTTCCTTCTTTGAGTGCTTCGTGCAGCACGGCAAGTGAACGTGCCTGAAGCTCGGGCGAGACGGCGGGCGCGGTGTCCGCCGCGGCCAGAGAAGCGAGAACGACGATGTAACTCAACAGCATTTCAACTCTCCTGAATGCGCAGCAAACGCAGCGCGTTGTTGAAGAAAATGTCATCGATATCCTGACGCGACCAGTCCATAAGTTGCGCCGCCAATTTGAGCGCGCGCAGCGATTCCAGTCCCACCAAGGTAGGATGACACGCGGGCGCGGACGGGTCGATGTCAATCCGGCGAGGGCATATCCATGAGAAGGCGTCGCCCACGGTCACGCATTTGCCGCGTTGTTGCGACACGGGGAAATCGCTTCCCCACAACAAGCGACGCGCACCGAATGATTTGACGATAGCCATCATGGCGTCGGGCTCGCAGACGGCCGCCGTATCGAAGTAGACATTCTCGAGTTTGGCAAATACAGGCAGCGCGTTGATTGTGTTGGGCGCGTGAAAACCGCGGCCCGCGTGGGCGAGAACGAGCTTTGCGCCGGGGTATTTCGCACACAGTCTCAGAAGACTCTGCTGATTTCCGGGATCGGATAGCGCGCCGGTTCGCACAATGTGCAGCATGATGATCGACTCGTGCTCGTGCGCGAGTTCCCAGACCCATTCGGGGATATAGTCTTCCACGGCGGCATCGAACGTTTGCGGAACAGACGCGAAGACATGATAGGGTTT
The window above is part of the Candidatus Hydrogenedentota bacterium genome. Proteins encoded here:
- a CDS encoding amidohydrolase is translated as MPVNRRQFLGAASLAAAHLASAESPPIPDTVDVAHWTFTQTDASIAAEVQSSLPDRMFDIHAHWYRTQDLGNPCPELPAQGPATVSMNVWKEHLGQVTGQSRLAGGLFFPYPVKNGDVDAGNEFLVEQVQAGEFVRGLVVVTPQSSREKMAAYLKNPRILGFKPYHVFASVPQTFDAAVEDYIPEWVWELAHEHESIIMLHIVRTGALSDPGNQQSLLRLCAKYPGAKLVLAHAGRGFHAPNTINALPVFAKLENVYFDTAAVCEPDAMMAIVKSFGARRLLWGSDFPVSQQRGKCVTVGDAFSWICPRRIDIDPSAPACHPTLVGLESLRALKLAAQLMDWSRQDIDDIFFNNALRLLRIQES